Part of the Micromonospora rhizosphaerae genome is shown below.
CCATGCCGAGCATGGTCCGCAACAGCAACAGGGGGGTGCCGGTGGACCACGCCTGTGGGCTGCACGCCGTCGGGTACAGCACGGGGTACCTGGTCAGCGTCCGGTCGTATCCACCGAACGCCTCCGGCAGCCTGCCGTTGAAGAACTCGGCGGCGTCGATGATTCCCCCCGCGATGCGTCCTGCCTCCTGGGTGAAGCCGTAGCGGCGCAGGCCCCAGGCGATGAACGCGTTGTCGAACGGCCAGACGGTGCCGACGTGGTAGCCGAGCGGGTTGTACCGTCCTTCCCCCTCGGCCAGGGTGCGTACGCCCCAGCCGGAGAACAGTCGGGAGCCGAGCAGGTGTTCGGCGATCTTCCCGGCCCGGGATTCCTCGACGATGCCGCTCCAGAGCAGGTGCCCGATGTTGGAGGAGAGGGCGTCGACCTGGCGGCCGTTGCCGTCGAGGGCGAGGGCGTAGTACTCGCCGTCGGCGATCCAGAAGTCGCGGTTGAACCGCTCCTTGAGTTCGGCCGCCTGCCGCTCCAGCCGGTCCGCGTACGCCGGGTCGTTCCAGAACTGGCGGGCCAGGCGGGCGCCGCGGAGCTTCGCGTCGTAGGCGTAGCCCTGCAGCTCACAGGTGGCCCGGGGCAGGCTCGGCAGCCTACCGTCACGGAAGCAGATCGCGTCCCAGGAATCCTTCCAGCACTGGTTCTCCAGCCCGTTCTTCTCGTTGCGGCGTTGGTACCAGATATAGCCGTCGTCCATGAGGTCGCCGTAGTCGTCGATCCAGTGGAGCGCGGCTCTCGCGGCCCGCTCGAGAAGCCGTACCGTCGCGGCATCTCCGGTCCACCGCTCGTACTCGTCGAGCAGGATCACGAAGAGCGGGGTCGAGTCGGCGCTGCCGTAGTACGGCGAGTGCGGCTGATCCTCGAACCCGGTCGTCTCCCCGTACCGCAGTTCGTGGGGGATCTTCCCCGGCTCCTCCTCGCGGAAGTCATCGAGGACGATGCCCTGCAGGAGCGTCAGCAGGCGGAGCGTCGTGGCCGCGAGGTCGGGCGCGAACGGCAGCGCCTGCATGCTGGTGAGGATGCTGTCCCGACCGAAGATGGCCATGAACCAGGGCAGGCCGGCGGCGGGAAGGGCATGCCCGGGGCCGGTCAACGGCATGAAACGCAGTGCGGCGAGATCAGTAAGGCTGCGCCGGTAGGTGATCGTCAACGTTGGGGAGTCGCAGGTCAGGCGCGGTGCCTCCGCGAGCCAACCGGCCAGGTCCTGCCGCATCTGCGTCCCGATCCGACCGGGTCTGCCTTGCAGGCTCTCCCGAAGGTCGCGCCCGTCCACGCCCAGCGCCTGCACGTGCAGTTCCGTCACCCATTGGCCGTGCGGTTCGAGCCGGACGTCGTACGTCATGCCCCGCTCGTCGACGCTGGCCGGCGCGGTGGAGGAGACCAGGGCCTCCCGGCGGAACGTCTCCCGCTGGTAGCCGAGACGCAGGCACCCGTCTTCGATCCGCGTGTAGTACCTGCCCCGCTTGTTGCGTACGTCCTTGATCTCGAAAAGGTCGGCGAAGTCGCTCTCGACGTCGATCCGGATCCGTAGGTCGACAGGTTCGGGTTCGTGGTTGATCACCGTCAGCCGCTCGGTGAAGCTACCGCCGATCGAGCGCTCGCGAATGGCCGAAACGTTGATGTCGACGAGCGGGGTCGGAACGGTCGGGACGACGAAAAAGCGGCT
Proteins encoded:
- a CDS encoding glycogen debranching N-terminal domain-containing protein, with amino-acid sequence MSDGLVRLLDGNTFVVSEETGDIDASPTIPTGLFSFDTRFLSKWVLSINGERVTALSVEEVEYFESRFFVVPTVPTPLVDINVSAIRERSIGGSFTERLTVINHEPEPVDLRIRIDVESDFADLFEIKDVRNKRGRYYTRIEDGCLRLGYQRETFRREALVSSTAPASVDERGMTYDVRLEPHGQWVTELHVQALGVDGRDLRESLQGRPGRIGTQMRQDLAGWLAEAPRLTCDSPTLTITYRRSLTDLAALRFMPLTGPGHALPAAGLPWFMAIFGRDSILTSMQALPFAPDLAATTLRLLTLLQGIVLDDFREEEPGKIPHELRYGETTGFEDQPHSPYYGSADSTPLFVILLDEYERWTGDAATVRLLERAARAALHWIDDYGDLMDDGYIWYQRRNEKNGLENQCWKDSWDAICFRDGRLPSLPRATCELQGYAYDAKLRGARLARQFWNDPAYADRLERQAAELKERFNRDFWIADGEYYALALDGNGRQVDALSSNIGHLLWSGIVEESRAGKIAEHLLGSRLFSGWGVRTLAEGEGRYNPLGYHVGTVWPFDNAFIAWGLRRYGFTQEAGRIAGGIIDAAEFFNGRLPEAFGGYDRTLTRYPVLYPTACSPQAWSTGTPLLLLRTMLGMEPRGEHLVTRPAVPLGMGRIELLNIPGRWGRAGALGRARRERR